In the genome of Raphanus sativus cultivar WK10039 chromosome 9, ASM80110v3, whole genome shotgun sequence, the window AGGAAACTGCCTGAAGTGTAATGAGAGGACAGAGGCAAAGGGTACAGCTCCCTTGTAACAACATCATGGGATGAAGAATGGTCAGACCTCCATGGATCATCAGccaaagatgatgatgatgcatttGGACACGTGATGAGTTCTGTGTGATGATTACTTGGTTGCAAATAATCAGTCTTTCTGGTGCTTGCGTTCTCAGTGTTCCACTCTAGAAGTAATGCAGAAGAAGGCTCCCTGTGATCATAGGGTAAGGCCTCTGAGCTGTATCCAATTTGATCTCCATGATAACCCAGTGAAAGAGGCTTGTAGTTTCCGAATTGGAGGCTAGAGTCCAGAGTCTCTTCAACAGGAAAAGACAGGGACGCCTTCTGTGTCAACCGTGGAGGTCTATAAACCGACGATATCTTAGGATATGAGATGGAAAAGCTAAAGTCTTGGGGATCTCTCCGGATGAAACTGCTGTGAACATGCTGATTCGTTGCAAACTGCAGACTCTGTGCGCTGCTATTTTCCAGCCATCCACACCAAGGTATCGATCTGTTCTTCTCCATTTGGTCAGCTTCTGTATAGCTTTCATGGGACCTCTTGAGAAACTTTGAACCAGGAGAATCAAGAACTCTATCTGTCCTCTCCTTGGGAAACCTAGAAGGCTGAGAGAGGCAACCAAAAAGTGCATCAAGAACAACCGAAATTAAACGTTGCAGTCCAGATACTCTATTTAAGCTTACATGTCTCTCATCGGTTCCAGGGAAGAGCCGAGTTAGGAGAAGAGAAACTAAACCGCCCCTGAGAGAATGACTTCCTTCTGAGAACAAGCATTAAGATAGAAGTTAAACAAAAAGCTCTATAGTGTACCCGTTTGAGGTGACGTTAGGGATTTCAGGAAACCAAGTATGTTTGACCCACTGGTTCAATCTCTTCCTCTTCACAGAGAAAAAGTCTTCTTCCTTGTCATCAATGCT includes:
- the LOC108825551 gene encoding uncharacterized protein LOC108825551 isoform X2 — encoded protein: MRRGNQRAETLKKKKKTDEIFTNPDPSTSRDMKRKRNVTFVDVDHQSGPFDAKTSEFAFFNKLKSSFGRSSQASSPGSNCSIKVKQNPKYFESRDAVTDRQAKDIPNTSFSTPIHNPSLLNFTRKNDKDTGKKCSSGFNRDKDNVLEDNNNLRCGGSIDDKEEDFFSVKRKRLNQWVKHTWFPEIPNVTSNGGGLVSLLLTRLFPGTDERHPSRFPKERTDRVLDSPGSKFLKRSHESYTEADQMEKNRSIPWCGWLENSSAQSLQFATNQHVHSSFIRRDPQDFSFSISYPKISSVYRPPRLTQKASLSFPVEETLDSSLQFGNYKPLSLGYHGDQIGYSSEALPYDHREPSSALLLEWNTENASTRKTDYLQPSNHHTELITCPNASSSSLADDPWRSDHSSSHDVVTRELYPLPLSSHYTSGSFLLPATNQTSHFEHEFERHMIDEDDVVAANRNLQTFHHGTSSPDCLTRDFKYYHSPPNSPLDHSPFKVTLREIVSFPFSSISNSDLLETSSPTRSDRWWI
- the LOC108825551 gene encoding uncharacterized protein LOC108825551 isoform X1, whose translation is MRRGNQRAETLKKKKKTDEIFTNPDPSTSRDMKRKRNVTFVDVDHQSGPFDAKTSEFAFFNKLKSSFGRSSQASSPGSNCSIKVKQNPKYFESRVDAVTDRQAKDIPNTSFSTPIHNPSLLNFTRKNDKDTGKKCSSGFNRDKDNVLEDNNNLRCGGSIDDKEEDFFSVKRKRLNQWVKHTWFPEIPNVTSNGGGLVSLLLTRLFPGTDERHPSRFPKERTDRVLDSPGSKFLKRSHESYTEADQMEKNRSIPWCGWLENSSAQSLQFATNQHVHSSFIRRDPQDFSFSISYPKISSVYRPPRLTQKASLSFPVEETLDSSLQFGNYKPLSLGYHGDQIGYSSEALPYDHREPSSALLLEWNTENASTRKTDYLQPSNHHTELITCPNASSSSLADDPWRSDHSSSHDVVTRELYPLPLSSHYTSGSFLLPATNQTSHFEHEFERHMIDEDDVVAANRNLQTFHHGTSSPDCLTRDFKYYHSPPNSPLDHSPFKVTLREIVSFPFSSISNSDLLETSSPTRSDRWWI